The DNA window CCGGGCGCTGCAACCCGCTGTTCCTGGTCGGCGCCACGGGCTCGGGCAAGACACACCTGTGCCGCGCGATCCACGGCGCGGTGGGCTCCACGGCGCTGTACCGCTCGAGCGAGGAGTTCACGAGCGAGGTGACCGACGCGCTGCGCTCGGGGCAGATGCCGCGCATCCGCCAGCGCTATCGCCGCTCGGCCAACATGCTGATCCTCGAGGACGTGCAGTTCCTGGCGGGCAAACGCGCCACGCAGGCGGAGCTGTTCCACACGCTCGACCACCTGACGAGTCACGGTCGCACGGTCGTGCTGAGCGCGGACCGCCAGCCCTCGGAGCTCGACGAGCTCGACCCCAAGCTGCGCTCGCGCATGGCGTCCGGGCTGGTCGCGCGCATCGGCCCGCCGGAGTCACAGACCCGGCGCGCGATCCTGCGCGAGCGCGCCGCACGCGGCGGCGTGCGCGTGCCGGACGAGTGTCTCGAGCTCCTGGCCGAGCGCGAGCTGCCGTCGGTGCGCGACCTGATCGCCGGCTTGAACCAGGTGGTGGCGCGCGCCTCGCTCCTGCGCGCGCCGATCACGCCCGAGCTCGTGGCCGAGGCGCTCGACGCCGTCGACATGCCGGGCCGCCCGCGCTCGCTGGACGAGATCGCGGCCGTGGTGACGCGCGCCTACGGGCTCGACGCCGACGCGCTGCGCAGCCGCTCCCGTAAGCGGGTGGTGGTGCGGCCGCGCCAGGTCGCCATGTATCTCGCGCGGCGCTACACGGCGGCGTCGCTGGCCGACATCGGGCGCGTGTTCGGCCGCGACCACACCAGCGTCATGTACGCGATCGACGTGGTCGAGCGGCGCATCGTCGAGCGGCCGCAGCTGCGCTACGAGCTCGAGGCGCTGGCCGCTCGCATCAGCGGCTCGCCGCCGCTCCGTAGTGCTTCTGGTAGTACTCGCGGTACTCGCCCGACTTGATCGGCTCCCACCAGTCGCGCCGCGCCGCGTACCAGGCCGCGGTCTTCTCGATGCCTTGGGCCAGCTCGAGCTGCGGGCGCCAGCCGAGCGCGCGGATCTTCGAGGTGTCGACCGCGTAGCGCTGGTCGTGACCCGGGCGCAGCCCGCTCACCGGCTGGATCAGTGAGTCGGGCTTCGAAAGGCAGCGCAGGATCAGCGCGGTCAGCTCGCGGTTGGTGACTTCCGGGTCCTGGTTCGCGCCGATGTTGTAGACCTCGCCCTTGGCGCCCCGGCGCAGCAGCAAGAGCAGCGCCCGGCAGTGGTCCTCCACGCGCAGCCAGTCGCGCACCTGCGTGCCGCCGTCGTAGAGCGGCAGCGGCTGGTCGTCCAGCGCGTTGGTGATGAAGACCGGAATCACCTTCTCGGGGTACTGGTACGGCCCGTAGTTGTTGGTGCAGCGCGACAGCACCACGTCGAGCTCGTGCGTGCGGTGGAAGGCGAGCGCGATGTGGTCGCCGCCGGCCTTCGCCGCCGAGTACGGGCTCGAGGGGCGCAAGAGCGCCGACTCGTTCGGGAAGTGCGGAAACTCCACGTCGCCGTAGACCTCGTCGGTCGAGACCTGCAGGAAGCGCGCGCGCGGATTCACCTGGCGCATGGCTTCGAGCAGCACGTACACGCCGTACACGTTGGTCTCGATGAACTCGCCCGCCCTGGTCTTGGTCGAGCGGTCGACGTGAGTCTCGGCGGCGAAGTTCACGATCCAGTCCGCGTCGGCCACGAGCTCGCGCGCGGTCTTCTCGTCGCGGATGTCGCCGCGCACGAAGCGGTAGCTCGGCGAGCCCGCCACGTCGGCCAGGTTGGCGAGGTTGCCCGCGTAGGTGAGACAGTCGAGGTTCACCACGCGCGCGTCGGGCTCTTCGGCCAGGAGCAAGCGCACGAAGTGCGAGCCGATGAAGCCGCAGCCGCCCGTGACCAGGATGCGTTTCATGACCGGCTCATCGACCCGTCGCGCGGGCGCCCTTAGTAGCCGCTGGGCAGCGCGAAGCCCGGCCGTTCGGCCGCGCGGATCTGCGGCAGCTCGAGGGCCGCGGGCTGGAGCTGCTTCTCGCGCCGGCCGTAGGTGGTGGTGCGCTCGTAGGGCACGCGGCCGATCTCGCGGATCAGCCGCTCGATGGTCTCGACCTCGACGTGGTCACCGTGCTCGGAGCCCGCAGCCTTGGAGATCGACTCCTCCATGAGCGTGCCGCCGAAGTCGTTCGCGCCCGACATCAGAGCCACCTGGCCGAGCTTCAGACCCATCTTCACCCAGGAGATCTGCACGTTCACGATGTGCGGCCGCAGGAACAGGCGAGACACCGCGATCAGCCGCAGGTCCTCGGGCATGCTCGCGCCGTGGCGCGAGCCCTGCTCGCGGAACAGCCGCGTGTTGTGGTGGATGAAGCCCAGCGGCACGAACTCGGTGAAGCCGCCGGTGCGCTTCTGGATGTCGCGCAGTCTCTCGAGGTGACCCGAGATGTGGCGCGCCGACTCGATGTGGCCGTACATGAGCGTCGAGGAGGAGCGCAGGCCGACCTCGTGCGCGGTGGTCACGATCTCGCTCCAGCGCTCGGTCATGAGCTTGCGCGGCGAGAGGATCTTGCGGACCTCGTCGTCGAGGATCTCCGCCGCCGTGCCCGGGATCGTGCCCAGGCCCTCGTCGCGCAGCATGACGAGATAGTCGCGCAGGCTCATGTCGCCGACGCGCTGCGAGGCGAAGTGGATCTCCTCGGGCGAGAACGCGTGGATGTGCAGGTCGGGCAGCTCGGCCTTGATCGCGCGCACGATGTCGCGGTACCAGAAGCCGTCCTTGTTGGGATGGATGCCGCCCTGGATG is part of the Myxococcota bacterium genome and encodes:
- the dnaA gene encoding chromosomal replication initiator protein DnaA, translating into MTTGGWETVRSALGERLDASAYDAWFRTLDGRFENETLVLRCPDRFTRDWLRSRFGRVIEECAPGIRGVEYRVEPGALRAPAPEASAPREPEAESAAPESLDWSHSQEHLFERFVSGPGSALALEAARAVARGEAGRCNPLFLVGATGSGKTHLCRAIHGAVGSTALYRSSEEFTSEVTDALRSGQMPRIRQRYRRSANMLILEDVQFLAGKRATQAELFHTLDHLTSHGRTVVLSADRQPSELDELDPKLRSRMASGLVARIGPPESQTRRAILRERAARGGVRVPDECLELLAERELPSVRDLIAGLNQVVARASLLRAPITPELVAEALDAVDMPGRPRSLDEIAAVVTRAYGLDADALRSRSRKRVVVRPRQVAMYLARRYTAASLADIGRVFGRDHTSVMYAIDVVERRIVERPQLRYELEALAARISGSPPLRSASGSTRGTRPT
- the cofH gene encoding 5-amino-6-(D-ribitylamino)uracil--L-tyrosine 4-hydroxyphenyl transferase CofH, with product MSAPLSDSILRGTSAPVRAVLERALEGRELSRADAETLLGALGRDLQALCSVADAARFDDVGDEISYVVCRNINFTNICYVGCSFCGFARHKHEEDAYDRGLDDILARCHEAVSRGASEVCIQGGIHPNKDGFWYRDIVRAIKAELPDLHIHAFSPEEIHFASQRVGDMSLRDYLVMLRDEGLGTIPGTAAEILDDEVRKILSPRKLMTERWSEIVTTAHEVGLRSSSTLMYGHIESARHISGHLERLRDIQKRTGGFTEFVPLGFIHHNTRLFREQGSRHGASMPEDLRLIAVSRLFLRPHIVNVQISWVKMGLKLGQVALMSGANDFGGTLMEESISKAAGSEHGDHVEVETIERLIREIGRVPYERTTTYGRREKQLQPAALELPQIRAAERPGFALPSGY
- the rfbB gene encoding dTDP-glucose 4,6-dehydratase — translated: MKRILVTGGCGFIGSHFVRLLLAEEPDARVVNLDCLTYAGNLANLADVAGSPSYRFVRGDIRDEKTARELVADADWIVNFAAETHVDRSTKTRAGEFIETNVYGVYVLLEAMRQVNPRARFLQVSTDEVYGDVEFPHFPNESALLRPSSPYSAAKAGGDHIALAFHRTHELDVVLSRCTNNYGPYQYPEKVIPVFITNALDDQPLPLYDGGTQVRDWLRVEDHCRALLLLLRRGAKGEVYNIGANQDPEVTNRELTALILRCLSKPDSLIQPVSGLRPGHDQRYAVDTSKIRALGWRPQLELAQGIEKTAAWYAARRDWWEPIKSGEYREYYQKHYGAAASR